AGAATTTTTTGTCCAAGGATATCCTGAAAAAGTCAAACAACTAACTGAAGGAGAACGCGACCAACTTCTCCAGTCTATCAAGGCACTCAAAATCCCTGTGACAGGAAAAATGTCCTTGTCTAAATCCTTTGTTACAAAGGGTGGCGTCAGTCTCAAGGAAATCAATCCTAAAACTCTGGAAAGTAAGCTGGTACCTGGACTCCACTTTGCAGGCGAGGTCCTAGATATTAACGCCCACACGGGTGGCTTTAACATCACTTCTGCCCTCTGCACTGGTTGGGTGGCGGGATCAAATCCAATCTAAATCTAAATTATTCAATGGCTAAAACAGCCCCAAAAGAAAGGAAGTCCTTTGGAACATATTATCTTGTTAAGGGGAGTTACTCCTAATGGAAAAAATGCTATCCCTAAAATGTCTTATCTAGTAGACGTTTTAACAGAAGCTGGTTTTCAACAAGTTCGGACCTATATTCAAAGTGGGAATATCATTCTTGAAAGTGACTTAGATTTAGAAACAATACGAGAACGTGTTCATACTCTAATAAAGGAAAAAATTGGTGCTGATTTAAAAATGGTAATCAAGAACAAAAATGATTTTGCAAAAATTGTCCAAGAAAACCCATTTGGAAAACACTATCTTTTTGACCGAATACATGTGATCCTTTTTCAAAATGATATCCAAAGTCTACCATTAGAAAAATTGGATAGTGACTATGGTGAAGAAGAAATTTGTATCGGCAACCATTGTCTTTACCTCTATCTCCCTAGAACTGCAAAACGAAAAAAACTTAATACCAACTATCTTGAAAAGCTGTTCGGCGTTGATCTGACCATGCGAAAATTAAATGTAGTAGAAAAATTATTAAGCAAGTAGTGCTTGAATTTAGTAAAAATCGGAAGATTACTCCTCCGATTTTATTTTGTCTGATACTCTTTGAAAATCAAATTCAAACTGCGTCAACGTCGTCTTGCCG
This window of the Streptococcus sp. 116-D4 genome carries:
- a CDS encoding DUF1697 domain-containing protein translates to MEHIILLRGVTPNGKNAIPKMSYLVDVLTEAGFQQVRTYIQSGNIILESDLDLETIRERVHTLIKEKIGADLKMVIKNKNDFAKIVQENPFGKHYLFDRIHVILFQNDIQSLPLEKLDSDYGEEEICIGNHCLYLYLPRTAKRKKLNTNYLEKLFGVDLTMRKLNVVEKLLSK